From Primulina huaijiensis isolate GDHJ02 chromosome 15, ASM1229523v2, whole genome shotgun sequence, one genomic window encodes:
- the LOC140959019 gene encoding rac-like GTP-binding protein ARAC5 isoform X2 encodes MSASRFIKCVTVGDGAVGKTCLLISYTSNTFPTDYVPTVFDNFSANVVVDGNTVNLGLWDTAGQEDYNRLRPLSYRGADVFILAFSLISRASYENISKKWIPELRHYAPGVPIILVGTKLECEGRIRCSNQGCSDATKAEDKKEEKEPKGLQHIVTAGTTPI; translated from the exons ATGAGTGCGTCGAGGTTTATAAAGTGCGTAACTGTTGGTGATGGAGCCGTGGGTAAAACTTGCTTGCTCATTTCCTATACCAGCAACACCTTTCCCACG GATTATGTCCCAACTGTGTTTGACAATTTTAGTGCCAATGTTGTGGTGGATGGGAACACTGTGAATCTAGGATTATGGGATACAGCAG GCCAAGAGGATTACAATAGATTAAGACCATTAAGCTACCGTGGGGCTGATGTCTTTATTCTTGCATTTTCACTCATTAGCAGGGCTAGTTATGAGAATATCTCCAAAAAG TGGATTCCTGAATTGAGGCATTATGCTCCTGGAGTTCCAATAATTCTTGTTGGAACAAAGCTTG AATGTGAAGGGCGTATTCGATGCAGCAATCAAGGTTGTTCTGATGCCACCAAAGCAGAAGACAAGAAAGAAGAGAAGGAGCCAAAAGGCCTGCAGCATATTGTGACTGCTGGTACAACACCAATCTGA
- the LOC140959019 gene encoding rac-like GTP-binding protein ARAC3 isoform X1 translates to MSASRFIKCVTVGDGAVGKTCLLISYTSNTFPTDYVPTVFDNFSANVVVDGNTVNLGLWDTAGQEDYNRLRPLSYRGADVFILAFSLISRASYENISKKWIPELRHYAPGVPIILVGTKLDLREDKQFFVDHPGAVPIMTAQGEELRKSIGADAYIECSAKTQQNVKGVFDAAIKVVLMPPKQKTRKKRRSQKACSIL, encoded by the exons ATGAGTGCGTCGAGGTTTATAAAGTGCGTAACTGTTGGTGATGGAGCCGTGGGTAAAACTTGCTTGCTCATTTCCTATACCAGCAACACCTTTCCCACG GATTATGTCCCAACTGTGTTTGACAATTTTAGTGCCAATGTTGTGGTGGATGGGAACACTGTGAATCTAGGATTATGGGATACAGCAG GCCAAGAGGATTACAATAGATTAAGACCATTAAGCTACCGTGGGGCTGATGTCTTTATTCTTGCATTTTCACTCATTAGCAGGGCTAGTTATGAGAATATCTCCAAAAAG TGGATTCCTGAATTGAGGCATTATGCTCCTGGAGTTCCAATAATTCTTGTTGGAACAAAGCTTG ATCTTCGAGAGGATAAGCAGTTTTTTGTAGATCATCCTGGAGCAGTGCCCATCATGACTGCTCAG GGGGAGGAGCTGAGAAAGTCAATCGGAGCTGATGCTTACATTGAATGTAGCGCAAAGACACAGCAG AATGTGAAGGGCGTATTCGATGCAGCAATCAAGGTTGTTCTGATGCCACCAAAGCAGAAGACAAGAAAGAAGAGAAGGAGCCAAAAGGCCTGCAGCATATTGTGA